The genomic window tgtaagcatttttttttttttctttcagggtgAGTTACCTCTCTTCAAAGGAAACGTGACGCAGCAGTTGAGCACTCGGAATCAGCCAAGGTCCCGTCTCAGAGGAACAAGAAATAAACATGGCAGAATTTACAGGTTATAAGGAGACCTCCAATCGGCACCTACGGTTCAAACTGCAGAGTCTTAGCCGCCGCCTTGATGAACTGGAGGAAGCAACGAAAAATCTCCAGAAAGCAGAGGACGAGCTGCTTGAGCTCCAGGACAAAGTGATCCAGGCAGAAGGCAGCAATTCCAGCATGCTGGCCGACATCGAGGCCCTGCGGAAAAGGGTGCTAAAGATCGAAGGCAAGgatgaagaaattaagaagGCTGAAGAGCTTTGCCGGTTAATGAAAGAGAAACTTGAAGAGGAGGAGAGCCTCACCCGAGAGCTGAAGTCAGAAATTGAGCACCTGCAGAGGAGAATGGCAGAGCTGGAGAAACTGGAGGAGGCCTTTGGCCGAAGCAAGAACGACTGCACGCAGCTGTGTCTCAGCCTCAACGAGGAAAGGAATTTGACCAAAAAGATATCTACAGAGTTAGAAATACTTCGAGTGAAAGTGAAGGAACTTGAAGCGTCTGAAGACAGGCTGGATAAAACCGAGCAGAGCTTGACAGGTGAGctggaaaaactgaagtctTTAGCACTGAGCTTtatcagtgaaagaaaacatttcaatgaaagagaaaagcagaatgaaaaaataatccaggAGCTCACGCTGAAACTAGAACAAAACAATAAACTGAATAGGGCCGATCAAACTAGAAACGCATCCAACTTGCTAGAAAGGTCATCAAATAATCTCCTGGACAGAAATGATTTGAGAATTGAAGATGACTTGACTTCTGCGTTGCCCTCTAAAGAAACCAGGCGGAAGGGAAGCGTGGATTACCTAAAGCACGTAGAAAATGAAACCAGGAATAAATCAGAAaaccaaaagaataaaaatcaggaAGACAACAAAGTGAAAGATCTCACCCAAGAAATTGAGAGGCTTAAAACTCAGATTAAACACTTTGAATCCTTAGAAGAAGAGCTTAAAAAAATGAGAGCCAAAAACAACGACCTGCAAGACAGTTATTTGAGcgaacagaataaaaacaaacttctCACCGGTCAgttagaggaaataaaaatgcaaataaagaaacagaaagatttgGAAAACGGAGAGGTCGAAAATGAAGATGCGAGCTTCTCTAGCAGGGGGAAGCATGACAGACCTAAGTACAGAGTTGTCGCAGCAGATTTCACAGCTGCCAAGCACAAACCAAGGGAGGTTTCGCCCCAGCAGCGGCGGGAGAGGGTGAGAAACAGAGATTTCTCCTTCAGTAACGACAGCTCCAGCCATGGTGGTAAGCAGGCACCCAGCCCCAGCTTAAtgagcaggagagcaggaaaagcGTCGGGCGCAGCCGCCCTCGCAGATGCTGCCGCAACAGAGACAAAAAGACCGGAAGAGAAATGTTCGGTTTCCACTTTCTCGTCTGGTCAGAAGGAAGCCTCCGTCACGCAGAACGAGGGGAAGAGATCGAAGGAGCAGCCCTCTGTCCTCAGTCGCTACCCCCCTGCTGCGCACGAGCAGAAATCTTGGAAAACAGCTTCCAAACCCGTCAGCGACCTGAGATCCAAGGCTGAAAAGCCGTCCCACGCAACCCGCGGCGGCTGCCAAACCGGCGCGGACGCACGGGATGAAAAGCCGAGCAGGGGGGAATCGGTGGCTTCGTTCGCTGAGAAGCTGAACGCAAATCAGGGAGAGGTCGGCGACGCCGTGGGGGACGCGCAGCTCCCCAGGGGTCACTGCGCCTCTTCCAATGGCGTGGCCACCGCGTACAGGTGCCACGTCTCGGCGGAGTCGGACTCGGATGGCTCTAAGGCTGAAGCAGCGAATGCCTCGGCGGCGTCGCACCGGCAGCCCCTGGAGGGGAGGGCTAAGAGAGCCGTCGTCCCCCAGGACAAGGAGTTCACAGATGCGTCGCTTGAAAGCGTGAAAGCGTCGCCGCTGACAAAGCGTTCGCATCGCTCGAGGAGTCAGGAAGACATTCTGCAGATCCTTAAAGAAGACGCGGAgcagtctgcagcagcaggcctgGAAAATGCTGGCTTGAAAGCAGGCTCCAAAACCGTCCGGAGTAGTCATGAAAAGCTGAATTCGGATGAAGAAGCAGGGAGAAGTAAAAAAACGAACACTCCGTCGGATTTTGAGACAAGAAAGAAAGCCCATTCCAAGCAGTTCTCTAATTCCAGGGGAGTTTTTAGAGCGTCTCTCTTTGAAAACGACAAAAGTTCTGTGCACGACGAGGACCCCTCTAAGTGTGTGAAACCGTCAGACGCCGACACCGGAGGACTGAAATCCAGAAGGTCATTCAGCCCAAGGGAAGCTCTGAGATCCAAAGCCATCATTAAACCTGCCATTGTCGAGAAGGACATGAAGGCCGTCATGGGAGGGGCTGTGACTGAGACAGagtcagaaaagcagaagtctgTTTTCAAAGCGGTCCCAAACAAAATGACGAGCAGTATCACAATCTTTCCTTCTGAGCCAATGGTTCCAAGGCCCAGCGCGGAcgcagcaggaaaggaaaggcacGTTGCCACCAGCAACATCAGGGTTGCTCCCAATGAACCCTCCCCGATAACCAACAGCCACCCCCAACCTTTTGAGGTCTCGGTTAATAGAAGCGCCCTGAAATTATCCGAGACCGACAGAACGGGAGATGCGGTGCTGAGAAGTAGGACAGAAACGGTGGTCTCCAGGAGCAGCATTGTGATCAAGACTTCTGAGCCCCCCGAGAAGAGCAGTGAGCTCCTATTGGAGACAACCAGCTCGAGGAGCCACGGCTCCTCAGATTCCATTTCATCCGAAACCAAACACGTCACCCTGAGAAGTTCCTGGAGAACAAGGCAAGGCTTACATTCCCTGGAGGACTCTCAAACCAAAGTGGAGAAGAACGCGGCTTCCAGTCCTCCAAACGCATGCAGGTCTTCAGTGGACCTCTCCGAGGTGGAAGCGAGCAGCGCACGAACAAACTCCTTGGAGCAAACCTCAGCGAGGAGCGGTGCCACCGCCAATTCCTGGAACGCCCCCGAGCTGAGCTCCCGAAGGACCAAAAGTAACTTAAGTGCATCCGAACTGCTGACACGCAGGAACTACGCCAGTGACCCCACTGCAGCTTCCCCCTGGCACCGCGCCGCGCTACCTGTAAGTGTCTCCGTTTCGCACTCGTTGCCTTTCAGCAGGTGGTGGAGCTGCCTCTTGGCTGGAAGTTTCTCCTGCTTTATTTCCTGAAGCGCTGCCTCCTTCCAGCTCCTGTCGGCTCCTGCAGAGTATCTGATGGTGTGGAAAAATCTGAGGTTTCTTGAAATTAGATCCACCTGCCCTGGTCTTTTAATACCGTATGAATAGTTGCGTACCATCACCTATTTGGTCTTGCCAAGGCCAGGGGAGATAGGTCCAGCTGGTGTAGGAtctgctgtgcttttcagcGTGGCTTTGCGTGGCACAGTCAGCCTGGAGTGGCACTGCAAGTGAGGAAATGAGACATGAGTAGGGGTGTCCCTTGGTAGCTCCATTTGGGAAGGGCTGCTCATGCAAAACCAGAGCCAGAACCGAGCTCTGGTCTGGAAGTGCCACCTGGACATTTTGTGAGCAGATCCGGGCTGGCTGGTTGCACAGGGTTGCTCCCTGCTTGGTCTGTATCGATACTGAAAAGCGAGAGCCATGGGagcagatttcttcttttcctgttccttcGGGTGTCAGTGATGAGAGGGATTCCTCAGAGCAGCGCTGACTCTCCCAGTCGATCTGTCTGGTGAGATGCACTTACTGCCAGAGTTGCAGACTCCGGCATATTTTAAACATACTCACATTGCCCTTCCAGTCCATTAAATCCCACTGCAcctcctgcctctgctctttccttgaAGCTGATctaagcagctgctgctgctcccggTTACAAGGAGGAGCCAGCTGATAGGGCTGGTGACAGGGGACAAATTCACAACCAGGTGACTGCAGCACTGAGGAAGATGAGGCGGTGGCAGTGTGTGAAATCGTTCCACTTCTTTGGCATTGACAAGCACAGAAGCATGTGTACTATTTGCTTTGCAGAGAGTCTGTTGCCTGGCATTGAGGTGTGCAGGTTGGCCTCCCAGATACCTTCGGCCACTAAGAATACATCAGGGAGCAAAGATGTGGTGGCTGGCATTCATCAGCCTCAGTGACCAACCCAAATTGGCTGTACTGAAGGGGGCACTGGGGAATGGCATCACCCCTGTGCTTGAGGCAGCTGATGGAGACGGGTGTGTGCAGCCCCATTTCTGTCCCACCTGGAGGAGGGAGATTCCAAATGATGATCTTCTCCTTGGCCGTAATTCCTCATGTGCCACAGGCACACTGCACTTCTTTTCCATGAATCCAGGCAGGGCTGAGTCTCCTTTAGCATAATGACAGCTCATGTACTTGGGAACGCAGAGAGCCAGCCCTAGACCTCCCGTTAGCCAGAAGCAAACCACAAACTTGCCTTGCAGGTGTAGAGGTCCTCCCTTGCAGCGATCCTGCTGCTTGGGCTCACTAAATCtcagccttcattttttttttattgctgatgTAAGTAAGCGAACAAGGAAGCTGTgtaaggcagcagcagctctgagcaacGCTGCAGGACAGAAGCTGCAACTCTTTGGGTCTCTGCTTGGGGCAAGTGCTGCAGGATCGGTGCTGGGGCGCGgaggtgcagctggaggagcagctccctctggtgcctgcagccagggctccgggagagagctggggagatgcagcacctcctgctgtTACTGTCAGGCCCCGTATTTCAGAGAATGAAGTCAGAGTATTTCGCCGGCCTGATCTTTGCTGAAAATCTGCAGTGACTGCGTTAGTGCGAACACTAAGAGCAGGCACAGACCAGACAAGCAAGCAGCAGTGCGGGGtgagtggttttgttttctcttgtggCTGCCTTGGAGCGATGTGCCACAGAACTGAGGTTAGAAGTCCAGCGAGAGGGCTCTTCTTCACATGTGCCTTCTGATGAGGGTGAGGGTCTCATGGAAGAGCCTCCCTGAAAGTACCCAGGGttgtgctctctgctctgctcaagCAGTGCACCAGCTTTATCCCTGATGAATCCATATAGGATTCTGACTTCAGCAGTCAGCTGTGCCCCATTACTGCTTTGTTGTGTTGTTGGAACTCGGTAACACAAGGAAATCAGTGTGCTGAGTGCCAGCCTGGGTCTTGGGTCCTAGAAATCAGCATGCTGAGTGTCAGCCTGGGTTTTGGGTCCTAGAAATCAGCATGCTGAGtgccagccctgggctgcagggcgCTGCCAGCCCCacctgcacagagcactgcCCAGCTCTCAGCGGGGCGAGCTGATCTGTCAGTGATGTGACAGCCCCTTGTGCTGAGCTTTACCCCAACCCACGgtgggcagctgggagaggcATCCATCTGCCTGCCCGTCACCATGAGCTCCTCACCTGTGAAAGCCTTTGGGGGCAGCGTGTccagctgaacagccccatgGGACTGATGCTGTTGGCTGCTCCAGGGGATGGAGCTCCTCTGTGCTGACCCCTCcaaaggcagctgctgtgtCAGACAGGAGGTGCCCACCCGCTGGGAAGCCATCCAGGCTCAGCAAGGTGACACGGTTACAGTAAAGGATGTGTCCCTTCCTTGCTGTTCCGTGCACACaggagcaggggctgagctTTGTCCTCCATCCTGTTTGTCCCGTGAGTGCAGCTGCATTTCCCTGAGTGAAAGGTGAGTTCGGCGTTACAAGGAGCTGTGCAGTGTCTGATGCTGACGTGAAATGCCTTACAACGTGCTGGAACTTGCGTGTGACAGAGCCACCAGACGAGGTTTCCCAGCCCATGACGGCGATAACAGAGGCGCTGACATCTGCTGTTCCCAGGGAGCTCACGGGGACTCCGCATTCTGCAGCGCGCAGTGAAAGGCCCAGCTGCCCCAAATCGCCCCCAGGCAGAAACTGTGGGCAGCTGGCTCCCACAGGGGTCTTGGCAGGCAGTCAAGAAAACATTAGCGAGTTGAAAACATGTAAGATGGGTATTTATATATGCTTTGTATACCAGGAAGAGAGCGCAGGACGCTCCCACATTACATCCTCGTTGCCAAGAAAATAGAGGTTCAGGTTACCAGCCACCCCTCACCCGTGAGCTCAGACTCACAGTTAATGTTTGTAAGAGATTGCTTCAGTCACTAAACCAGGAGTTCCTGCTGCCCATGTCCCTCCTGGGTCTCGTGGGCCTCCAGTGCTATGGGCCCAGAGGCTGAACACAGCCTTGCACGTGCTCCCGGCCAAACAGAGGGTTTGGCACCCAGAACTTCAGGCTATAAATTATGGGATGGATTTAACAAGCCTCTGCGAGGTAGCGTCTAAGTGAAGACATCCTCGAGCTGGGCTGGCGGCCTCAGTGCCCAGCTGCCAAAGGGAATTGAAACACAACCTCATACTGCAAGCTGGGGACGGGGAACCTGGGGCCGTAGATGTCGAGTTCCAgttctcctgcttttctttccccaggaTGAAAGCAAAGATTTTGTCTCCAGTTCCAGAAGGAAACAGTACGGCTCTTCTGAGTACCTCTCGCAGGCTGACACGGCGGCGAGAAGGGCGGTCCCCaccctggagctgcaggaccCCGTGCCCGGGCCCCCCACCCCACCAGGGCTCCAGGCAGAAGAACAGGTACGTGAGGTCATAATCGTATTTTTCTACTCTACATTCATTTCAGCTAGCTTTCTGGCTAAGGACATCCTCCTGGGAATACAAGCCTCTGCCCCTAGTGATCCCCAGCGGCGTGGTTTGCATTGGGCAACGAGGGGTTGTTGTGTCAGACAACCAGGGGACTCCCTTTCACTGCACAGCTTGAAGTGACAGCAAATAAAAGCTTGGGTGAGGTCAGGTCGGCGTGACGTACCGGCATgtcagctggagctgctgcagatggCTCCGTCTCAGCTGTGCTGCCGGGCGTTGTTCATTGCAATTCCCACATCTCCATCCCCAGCGCAGCAACGGGTGCTGAGTGTGCTCATATAAAAAAAGGTGATGGTGAAAGCCTGcgtggggcagggatgggtcATTCTGCCTTGGGCTTATTCCGTTGTAAACCCGGAGAGAGCCAGTGCCTTCTGAACTGCTCAAGCCACTGTCCTCCCCTTGACAGCCCCACCACGGGGCCACGCTCCCCATGGAGTGGGACAGCAGGCTGAGGACGATCCCAGCCCCTGTCCCCAGAGCCCCCAGGTCCTGGCAGGCTGTGACGCTGCGGGTTCTCTTGCAGGGCGCTTCCCGTGCCGGCCGGCCGACGTCCCGGAGATGAGCCGTGTTCCCTTCCACCAAACCAGCACTGCGTAGCAGAGCAAGAGGCAGGATTGTACCGAGCTCACGGCTGTCACTTCTGTTTGTAACCTCTCCAGAAGCTTCAGCCAgccagaaaacagttttctgacGCCGTCTGCGAGGTACAAGAGCTTTACCGGTGAATTTTTTCCTTCGTTGCTGAagaggcagctgcagagacTTTGCTCAGGGGACTCCCACTTCTCACCTCTGTACCTGCAATCCTCACCTTCTCCACAGGACACAGCTCTGTCTCCGTACGGAAGCACTGACTTGCCAACAGCCATGCTTTCAAACAGAACGAAGGTACTGCTCGGACCAGAGAGAACTTCTCATCGATGGCCTGCATGTAGCTGAGATGCAGGAGGTGTCCCCCGACCGCAGCCCGGGTCGGCCGTCCTGCACAGCTCCGTGACTGAGAGCTCAGCCCCTCCAGGAGCCCACGTTCCCTGCtacacagcacagctccctgcgCTCCTGTCTGAAGGTGGGAGAAGAGCATCTGCTGGTTGGTTCACACACTGAcagggcaggagagcagaacAGGGTTAGGAACAGCTTCCTCCCCCGTTGCCATCCCTGCGACAAGCTGTGCACGACCTGCtgacagagctgagctgcagcactcGGCGGTCACCGCACCAACCCCACAGCAGCAGACACGCTCCTGGTTCAGCCCGGGGGGGCTTTCCACCCC from Numida meleagris isolate 19003 breed g44 Domestic line chromosome 22, NumMel1.0, whole genome shotgun sequence includes these protein-coding regions:
- the LUZP1 gene encoding leucine zipper protein 1, translated to MAEFTGYKETSNRHLRFKLQSLSRRLDELEEATKNLQKAEDELLELQDKVIQAEGSNSSMLADIEALRKRVLKIEGKDEEIKKAEELCRLMKEKLEEEESLTRELKSEIEHLQRRMAELEKLEEAFGRSKNDCTQLCLSLNEERNLTKKISTELEILRVKVKELEASEDRLDKTEQSLTGELEKLKSLALSFISERKHFNEREKQNEKIIQELTLKLEQNNKLNRADQTRNASNLLERSSNNLLDRNDLRIEDDLTSALPSKETRRKGSVDYLKHVENETRNKSENQKNKNQEDNKVKDLTQEIERLKTQIKHFESLEEELKKMRAKNNDLQDSYLSEQNKNKLLTGQLEEIKMQIKKQKDLENGEVENEDASFSSRGKHDRPKYRVVAADFTAAKHKPREVSPQQRRERVRNRDFSFSNDSSSHGGKQAPSPSLMSRRAGKASGAAALADAAATETKRPEEKCSVSTFSSGQKEASVTQNEGKRSKEQPSVLSRYPPAAHEQKSWKTASKPVSDLRSKAEKPSHATRGGCQTGADARDEKPSRGESVASFAEKLNANQGEVGDAVGDAQLPRGHCASSNGVATAYRCHVSAESDSDGSKAEAANASAASHRQPLEGRAKRAVVPQDKEFTDASLESVKASPLTKRSHRSRSQEDILQILKEDAEQSAAAGLENAGLKAGSKTVRSSHEKLNSDEEAGRSKKTNTPSDFETRKKAHSKQFSNSRGVFRASLFENDKSSVHDEDPSKCVKPSDADTGGLKSRRSFSPREALRSKAIIKPAIVEKDMKAVMGGAVTETESEKQKSVFKAVPNKMTSSITIFPSEPMVPRPSADAAGKERHVATSNIRVAPNEPSPITNSHPQPFEVSVNRSALKLSETDRTGDAVLRSRTETVVSRSSIVIKTSEPPEKSSELLLETTSSRSHGSSDSISSETKHVTLRSSWRTRQGLHSLEDSQTKVEKNAASSPPNACRSSVDLSEVEASSARTNSLEQTSARSGATANSWNAPELSSRRTKSNLSASELLTRRNYASDPTAASPWHRAALPDESKDFVSSSRRKQYGSSEYLSQADTAARRAVPTLELQDPVPGPPTPPGLQAEEQGASRAGRPTSRR